DNA sequence from the Blastomonas fulva genome:
ATGGTCGCCGAACGAGATGTAGATCTTCTGCCCCTTGATTGCATAGGTGCCGTCGCCGCGCGGGGTGGCGGTGGCGCGCAAGGCCCCCACATCGCTGCCCGCCTGCGGTTCTGTGAGGTTCATCGTGCCGGTCCACTCGCCGGTCGCGAGCCTGGGGAGATACAGAGCCTGCTGCTCTGCGCTGCCATGATGGTGCAGCGCCTCGATCGCGCCGACGGTGAGGATCGGGCAGAGCGCGAACGCCATGTTGGCCGCGCCCAGCGAATCCAGCGCGACGGTGGCGAGCGAAAACGGCAGGCCTTGGCCGCCATGATCGGCAGGAGCGCTCAGCGCGCTCCATCCGGCCTCGACATAATGCTGATACGCGTCGCGAAAGCCTTCGGGCATCTTCACCGCGCCATCGATCAGCCTTGCGCCCACGGTGTCGCCGATGCGGTACAGCGGCGCGAACTCGCCCGCCGCAAACTCGCCCACGCCCTCGACGATCGCCTCGACCAGATCGGGGGTCGCCTCGGCAAAGCGTTCGAACGACGCCAGCTCCTCGATGCCGGTGATGGTCTTGAGCACGAACAGCTGTTCGGTGGTCGGTGCGCTGAATGTCATGTCTTTTCCCTGCTGTGCCTTGCGTCCTCGCGCTGTATAGGCACCAACATGCCCGCTTCCAAGCCTTCAGACACGCAGATCATGCCCGCCGACGACGCCGCGATCGCCCGCGCGGTGGCGATCCTGCGCGAAGGCCGTCCGGTCGCGCTGCCCACCGAAACGGTCTATGGCCTCGCCGCGGATGCCGCGCGCGCCGATGCCGTAGCGGCGATCTATCGCACCAAGGGCAGGCCCGATTTCAACCCGCTGATCGTGCACGTGCCGGATATGGACGCCGCGCGGCGCCTCGCCTTTTTCGACGAGCGTGCAGAAAAACTTGGCCAAGCCTTCTGGCCGGGTCCGCTGACATTGGTCCTGCCGCTGGCGGACGACGCATCGGTTGCTCCTGCTGTGACCGCCGGCCTGGCGACAATCGCGCTGCGCTGCCCGGCGCACCCGGTGATGCGCGGCGTGCTGACCGCTGGCGGCATGTTGCTCGCCGCGCCCTCGGCCAACCGAAGCGGGGGGATAAGCCCGACCACCGCGGCGCATGTCGCAGCAAGCCTGGGCGATGCCGTTCCTCTGATCCTGGATGGCGGACCGTGCACCGCAGGGCTGGAATCGACGATAGTTGCGCTGCGCAACTTTGGGGGCGCCGCGGCAGGCTGGCAGCTGCTGCGCCCGGGCCCGATCGACCCCGCTGAAATCGCTGCGCTGCTGGGCGAGGCCCCGCTGCCGCTGACCGATCACGCGATCGAGGCGCCCGGACAGCTCGCCAGCCATTATGCGCCGAGCAAGCCCGTGCGATTGGGCGCGGCGCAGGCCGGGCCGGACGAATGGCTGATCGGCTTTGGCGAGGTTCAGGGCGACGACACGCTGTCTGCAGCCGGCGATCTCGCCGAGGCGGCGGCGAACCTCTATGCCGCGCTGCATCGCGCCGATGCTTCGCCCCGGCTGCGCATCGCGGTGGCGCCGGTGCCGGGCGACGGCATGGGCGCTGCGATCAACGACCGGTTGCGCCGCGCGGCCGCCTAGGTCCTGCGCCTGCCGGGGCAAACACCGCGCGCCCCGAAAACGGCGTGACGCGGCCTGCGCCGGGCATTAGGGTTGCGGCCATGGCAGACATCCAACCCGCAACCGCCACTCCGGCATCGCTTCAGGCCCCGGCCGAACCCGTGGTCATCCGCCGCGCCGATTACCAGCCGCCCGACTGGTGGGTGAAGACGGTCGCGCTCGAATTCGACCTCGATCTGTCCGCCACCCAGGTGTCCGCCACGCTGCAGATCGAGCGCAATGGCGATCACGAGCGGCCGCTGCGGCTGGACTGCGACGGCGCGCTGCCCGGCTCGATCAGCGTGGATGGGGTGGCAGCCAACTGGCGTCACGAGGGCGACGGGATCGCGGTCGATGTCTCCGCCCCCCGCGCCACCGTGCACCTCACCACGCAGATCGCGCCTGATACCAATACCCAGCTGATGGGTCTGTTCGCCTCGAACGGCATGCTGTGCACCCAGTGCGAGGCCGAGGGCTTCCGCCGGATCATCCCGTTCGTCGACCGGCCCGACAACATGGCGGTGTACGAGGTGCTGCTGCGCGCCGACAAGGCCCGCTTCCCGGTGCTGCTCGCCAACGGGGCGCTGGTCGATGCCGGCGATCTCGAAGACGGGCGCCACTACGCCCGCTGGCACGATCCGCACCCCAAGCCGAGCTATCTGTTCGCATTGGTCGCGGGCGATCTGGTGGCAACACGCGACCATTTCACCACCAGGAGCGGTGCGCCGGTCGAGCTTGCGATCTATGTCCGCGAGGGCGACGAGGGCCGCACCGCGCATGCGATGCAGGCGCTCAAGGCCTCGATGGAATGGGACGAGCGCGTCTATGGCCTGGAATACGACCTGCCGGTGTTCAACATCGTTGCGGTCAGCGATTTCAATATGGGGGCGATGGAGAACAAGGGCCTCAACATCTTCAACTCGCGCTACATCCTGGCCGATCCCGATACCGCGACCGATTATGATTACGACGCCATCGAGGGCGTGGTCGCGCACGAGTATTTCCACAACTGGTCGGGCAACCGCGTCACCTGCCGCGACTGGTTCCAGCTGAGCCTGAAAGAGGGCTTCACGGTCTATCGCGACCAGTGCTTTTCCGCCGACATGGGGTCGGAAGCGGTCAAAAGGATCGAGGACGTAAGGATGCTGCGCGCGACGCAGTTTCCCGAGGATGCCGGGCCGCTGGCGCACCCGATCCGCCCCGACAGCTATATGGAGATCAGCAACTTCTACACCTCGACGATCTACAACAAGGGTGCCGAAGTCATCCGCATGATGGCGACGATGGCGGGGCCCGAGCGCTTTCGCGCGGGCTGCGACCTGTATTTCGCGCGCCACGACGGCGAAGCTGCGACCTGCGAGCAGTTCGTCCGGGCAATGGAGGACGGCGCCGGGCTCGATCTTGGCCAGTTCCGCCGCTGGTACGAACAGGCGGGCACCCCGCAGGTGCAGGCGCGGCTCGAACATGATGCCGACAGCGCGACCGCGACTCTGCATCTGCGCCAGCAATTCTCGCCCACCCCAGGCCAGCAGGACAAGCCGCTGATGCCGATCCCGCTGCGCACCGCGCTGATCGATCGCGACATGAAGGCGCATCGCGGCGAGCAGCTGGTGCTGCTTACCCAGAGCGAGCAGAGCGTGACCTTTACCGGCTTTGCCCGCCCGCCGGTGCTGTCGATCAACCGTGGCTTTTCCGCACCAGTGACGATGGATGTCGCGCGGCGCAGCGGCGACCTGTTGTTTCTGGTGCGCCACGATGATGATCCGTTCGCCCGCTATGAGGCGCTGCAGCAATTGGTGATCGACCGTCTGATCGCGGATATCGGCGAAGAGGGCGCCGCAGCCGAGCGCGCCGCGGCGCTTGAGGACATATTGTCGGTGTTCGGCGATCTGGTCAGCGACCAGAGGCTCGACGATTCGATGCGCACCGAGATCCTCAGCCTGCCGACCGAGGCGTTCCTGGGCGAGCAGATGCTGATCGTGCGCCCCGAGGCGATCCATGATGCGCGCCGCGCCCTGCGCAAGGCGATCGGGACGCGGCTGATCGACCAGTGGCGGATCGTGCACGAACGCGCCTCGGCTGTGCCCTATTCGCTCAGCCGCGAGGCGCGCGGCGCGCGCAAGATCAAGTCGCTGGCCTTGGGCTATATCGCCTCGGCCGAAGCCGCCGATGCCGCGACCATCGCCTTTGGCCAGTTCGCGCAGGCCGACAACATGACCGACCGGCAGGGCGCGACGATGGTGCTGGCGAGCATGGCCTGCGACGAACGCGAGACCGCGCTCGACAGCTTCTACAACCGCTATCAGGGCAATGCGCTGGTCATCGACAAATGGTTCTCGCTGCAGACCGGCTCGTCGCACGCCAAGGTGTACGA
Encoded proteins:
- a CDS encoding L-threonylcarbamoyladenylate synthase: MPASKPSDTQIMPADDAAIARAVAILREGRPVALPTETVYGLAADAARADAVAAIYRTKGRPDFNPLIVHVPDMDAARRLAFFDERAEKLGQAFWPGPLTLVLPLADDASVAPAVTAGLATIALRCPAHPVMRGVLTAGGMLLAAPSANRSGGISPTTAAHVAASLGDAVPLILDGGPCTAGLESTIVALRNFGGAAAGWQLLRPGPIDPAEIAALLGEAPLPLTDHAIEAPGQLASHYAPSKPVRLGAAQAGPDEWLIGFGEVQGDDTLSAAGDLAEAAANLYAALHRADASPRLRIAVAPVPGDGMGAAINDRLRRAAA
- the pepN gene encoding aminopeptidase N, which produces MADIQPATATPASLQAPAEPVVIRRADYQPPDWWVKTVALEFDLDLSATQVSATLQIERNGDHERPLRLDCDGALPGSISVDGVAANWRHEGDGIAVDVSAPRATVHLTTQIAPDTNTQLMGLFASNGMLCTQCEAEGFRRIIPFVDRPDNMAVYEVLLRADKARFPVLLANGALVDAGDLEDGRHYARWHDPHPKPSYLFALVAGDLVATRDHFTTRSGAPVELAIYVREGDEGRTAHAMQALKASMEWDERVYGLEYDLPVFNIVAVSDFNMGAMENKGLNIFNSRYILADPDTATDYDYDAIEGVVAHEYFHNWSGNRVTCRDWFQLSLKEGFTVYRDQCFSADMGSEAVKRIEDVRMLRATQFPEDAGPLAHPIRPDSYMEISNFYTSTIYNKGAEVIRMMATMAGPERFRAGCDLYFARHDGEAATCEQFVRAMEDGAGLDLGQFRRWYEQAGTPQVQARLEHDADSATATLHLRQQFSPTPGQQDKPLMPIPLRTALIDRDMKAHRGEQLVLLTQSEQSVTFTGFARPPVLSINRGFSAPVTMDVARRSGDLLFLVRHDDDPFARYEALQQLVIDRLIADIGEEGAAAERAAALEDILSVFGDLVSDQRLDDSMRTEILSLPTEAFLGEQMLIVRPEAIHDARRALRKAIGTRLIDQWRIVHERASAVPYSLSREARGARKIKSLALGYIASAEAADAATIAFGQFAQADNMTDRQGATMVLASMACDERETALDSFYNRYQGNALVIDKWFSLQTGSSHAKVYEQTLELIRHKDFTLTNPNRVRALYWPFVSNQAAFHHASGRGYELLTDLILRLDPINPQTTARFIAPLGRWRRFDEDRAAKMRGCLERILAQPGLSKDTTEQVVKSLE